A genomic segment from Dendropsophus ebraccatus isolate aDenEbr1 chromosome 7, aDenEbr1.pat, whole genome shotgun sequence encodes:
- the LOC138796563 gene encoding uncharacterized protein has protein sequence MDVEKLIHLIEERPYLWNKRDAFYVNRTRRDKGWSEIAHEIYGQQWASGSKKEKQELVERLKSRWQTCRDQFKREMQMRSRSGDGRMPKRTYVYTEQLMFLKQVLDVGPTSDNLVAEDEASGSSQGNQEKEVPDSREEDSMEAAENLDTSPAESVQVYPRCRRENRNVVSTKSQIDSEVLEILKKRGEQKPNQLFCNSLAVALDSVPE, from the exons ATGGATGTGGAGAAGCTCATTCACCTCATAGAAGAACGCCCCTACTTGTGGAACAAAAGAGATGCATTTTATGTGAACCGAACAAGAAGGGACAAGGGATGGTCTGAGATTGCCCATGAAATTTATGGCCAGCAATGGGCATCAGGGTCCAAGAAAGAGAAACAGGAattgg TGGAAAGACTGAAATCAAGGTGGCAGACATGCAGGGATCAGTTCAAGAGGGAGATGCAGATGAGAAGCCGCAGTGGAGATGGACGTATGCCCAAAAGAACATATGTGTACACAGAACAATTAATGTTCCTGAAACAAGTCCTGGACGTTGGccc AACATCTGATAATCTGGTAGCAGAAGATGAGGCTTCTGGTAGCTCCCAAGGAAATCAGGAGAAAGAAGTTCCGGATTCAAGGGAGGAGGACTCCATGGAGGCTGCTGAAAACCTGGACACATCTCCGGCTGAATCAGTGCAAGTTTACCCACGTTGTAGGAGAGAAAACCGTAATGTGGTGTCAACCAAATCACAAATTGACAGTGAG gtcCTCGAAATACTGAAGAAACGTGGAGAGCAGAAGCCAAACCAGCTGTTCTGCAACAGCCTGGCAGTTGCACTGGACAGTGTACCTGAATAG